The genomic stretch tattgaactacctgaaagccatgatccaaaaagagcctagatacaAGGAAAATTGCCTGATGTAAGATATCTTAGATccatagggtaaaatagaaatgaaatgtaAAGTTTAACTTTAATTTATccattatgatttctctttcatgtttacatttttatgtttctcttaagaTTTCTGTTTGAgtgtgaaattttctattcagctctggtcttttcattaggaatgtgaggaagtcctctatttcaatgaatacccatttttctcctgaaaaattATTACTGTTTTGTGGGTGGGGTATTCTTGGTTATACTCCTAACTCCTTCACCTtcaaaaatatcatattccaagacttcCACTCCTTTAATATGTGAGCCACTTAATCTTATGTGATTGAGACTGTGATTTTTgataattgaattgtttctttctggctgcttgaagtattttctctttgacctgtttttttctctctttttttgaagtCACAAAAGTGTTTCATTATTTTAcagtgacatgtaaagatagttttcaacatttgttttcataagatctttagttccaaaattttctcctctcccttccctcccccctccccgagacagaaagcaatctgatataggttttatatgtacaatcacattaaacatatttctgcattattgaCCTGGGTtttagaaagggagaaagggaggaggataACAAAAGAGAAAGTGAATTAAGGGAAGCAGTGGTTACAAGCAAAATAGACTTGAagtaagagagacagaagaaaatgggttgaagggaaatatacagtaatcataactgtgaatgtaaatgagatgagctcacccataaagtGAAACtagatagaagaatggattaaaaaccatagtcaataatatattgtttacaaaagacatacttgaaacagaaaggcacatacagagttaaaataaagggctggagcagaatctaatgtgctttagctgaagtaaaaaaggcagaggtATCAGTCATGCTTAtataaaagtaaaagcaaaaccagttctaattaaaagagatgatcaGGGCAACAACATTATGCCAAAAGGCACCATAAACAATGTAAGATAAAAATGATTACTTCAAGTTTCcttggtaaaggcctcatttctcaaatatatactcaGTATAGAACAgaatcaaatttatatatatatatatatatatatatatatatatatatatatataaagagccattccccaattgataaatggtcatggGACataaagaggcagttttcagaagaagacatgaaagctatctatagtcataaaaaTGTGCTAAATCAcaatttattagagaaatacaaattacaacaattctgaggtaccatctcatacctatcagaaatgacaaatgctggaggggatgagggaaaaataatgaattgttGCTAGAATGTTCAACtaatctaatcattctggagaataatttggaactatgttcacagggttataaaactgtgcatgccctttgacccagcaataccactactaggaaaAGGACCTgtctgtacaaaatatttatagtagacttttgtggtgtcaaagaattggaaatcaaggggatgttcatcaattgggaaatgactgaacaaaagttgtaggatatgattgtgatagagtactattctactctaagaaatgattagaggatattttcagaaaaacatggtaagaactatataaactgaagcaaagtgaagtaaaaagaactgggagatcattgtgcacagtaacagcaatgttgtaatgatgattaactgtCAAAGACTTGGCTGCTCTGATCAgaacaataatccaagaaaatttcaaaggacccattgtggaaaaggagaaaactgataaactctgaatgcaactgcaaaaaatacaaacttttaagtttatttttttgctACTTTTGaaatatagctaatatggaaatatgttttgcatgatttcaaaagtataattaatatcatatttcttgccttgcCAGTAGGTATaggagggagtgggaaggagaaagagaatttgaaaataaaaacttaaaaataaaaaatgtttaaaataaacaataaattaaaagtttttttaaaaaagaaatacttgcgttagagcatcagccctggagtcaggaggacctgagttcaaatctgacctcagacacttaacacttaatggctgtgtgaccctgggcaagtcacttaaccccaattgcatcaccaaaaaataaataaaataaaataaaataaatacttgtattcagttgaattcatgaaaaaaatactTCCTACTTATCAATTTCCTTAGTGCCCTTTTTACTTCATTGTTCCTTAAACTGTAGATCAAGGGGTTCAGCATGGGGATCATTACACTGTAGAAAAGAGAAATCACTTTATTCTCATCTGTTGAGTAGCTAGATTCAGGCATCACATAAATGAAAGTAAGGGTTCCATAGAACAGAGTGACTGCTGTGAGGTGGGAAGTGCAAGTTGAAAAAGCTTTGGATCTCCCCTCAGTAGAGCTTATCTTCAGGACAGAGAAGAAGATGTATGCATAAGAAATTATGATAATTAACACTGTGATCATAATTACTAACCCAGCAGAGGCAGCAGGAAGAATCTCAGTGAGATGATCTTGGGAGTAAGAAAGCTTCAAAAGAGGTGAATAATCACAAAAAAAGTGATTGATCTTATTGGGTCCGCAGAAGGACCGATTCAATAAGCAACCAGTAAAGATCCAAGCATTCACACAACCACCCAGGTAGGATGTGATGAGTAACAGAGTACAGACTCTAGTAGACATATTGGTAGAGTAGAGCAGGGGGCTACAGATGGCCATATACCGATCATAGGCCATCACAGCCAACAGGAAGCACTCAGCTGTCCCAAAGGTGGCTCCACAACACATTTGGGCCACACAGCCTTCCAGAGGGATTGAGGTTATGTCCTCAAGGTAGTTTGTGAGCATGAGAGgggtgacagatgaggaaatttgaaTATCCACAAAAGCCAAGTGGCTGAGGAAAAGGTACATTGGAGTGTGAAGTTGGGAGCTATTTCTGATCAGTATGATTATGCAAAGGTTACCAAGTAAGGTGACAACATAGACACTGAGAAATATCACAAAGAGGATGACTCGAAGGGTTGGATCATCTGTTAACCCCAAAATAATGAATTCAGTCACAGCAGTGCAGTTATTGCCTGACATCTGTTGTGGAAAGAGAGCCTATTAgaaaaaaaggagattaaaataGAATACAGAATTAAGATTTGGATATTTATATTAATGTATTCAGTAAAGATTCACTGCCTACTGCCCATTTTGCTCTCTTACTACATTACTTTGCTTCTATGCACCATGGGGGGTTGCCCATAAGCAAAGCAGAAATGAATAAATTTGTTGCCTCTAAATTTTCCTCTATAGACCAATGATACCGTATGATTTGCCAATTTTTCCATTGTGACAAAGTGAAAAAGCATCTAAGAGTGAAGAAAATAGTTGAATTTTAACCATAGGAACCTTtcttatatatatacagagattGTAACCAAATGTGCAAATGCTGGTCTGCCAACTAACCATCACTGTTAATTCCTTCCAAAGAAATAGAGTTTGATTTGTGATCCCTGACTTCTCAAAGGACTACCTTCCACAAGTGAAGATGTTAGCTACCTCATGTTAATTGACTATGAGGAAAGTCCTGTATAGTCatccaaggtcaccaacctcactctttcctccagtcatctgggtccagtggcaagatatgttatcaggatgactggagatggccctggatatttaaggcatccactgcaccacctagctgcccatggtacATGGTCAgctccaaataaaataaatgatcttAAATGCTACATTTTCCTGAATATTCTTATTACTCCTAACtctaaacttatttttcttttcttctaatttcagtaagaaagtatataaaatagggggcagttaggtagcgcagtggataaagcattggcccggggttcaggaggacctgagttcaaatctgacctcagacacttgacacttactagctgtgtgaccgtgggcaagtcacttaacactcattgccatgcccccccaaaagtatataaaatattgaGATGCTGTTCAGCTCAGAGGAGAACCTGACTTTAAATACTCATTTATGGGTCTATGGTCCAACTCTTTCTTTGtgaacacaagaaaaaaagaatactttaaaataaatgtatagagTGCTGAGTGACTTTTTCATACTTTCCACTTCAGTCTTCCTTCTCAAGATAGGACTTTGTATCCTGCTTTTCTAACAAAATAAAGGCTTTCCCTGTaggctcccttttctttcttctacagTTCAAAATTCGTCAATACCATCCCCTGTTGTCTTTGCAACAATCTctgaaaaaaagacagtccttttcTCCAGGGTCAATTCCTCTACTTGTTCTATTGATCCCATACTTCCTATTTCAACTCTAAACTTTCTCCATTGAAAAATTCCCCTTTGatctttaatctttttatttatgggcttcttttcttctttctacaaATGAGCTCATAACTGTCCAATTCTTAAAAACCTTTCATTTAACCCAAACATCCTCTCAAGTTATACtatatcccttcccttcccaaatcGCCTCTGAGGGGGAAATTAATCTACCCTTGTTGAgtctacttcctgtcctcctacTCATTTTTAGCCCATTATTTTCTGGGTTCTAACCCCATTACTCCACTCAAACTATTCTTtacaaaattatcaataaaatttcttaatttctaaatcATAGTATTTTTGTAATCCtcatttaaattccttgagatGAGAGATTGTTTCaggttttgtatttgtatttcagaTTTTATATGTTGTGTTGTTTCAGATTTTGTAATTAGCATTAGCACctagaaaaaatgattttaaaataatactactgttttaaatacttgttgactgattgattcttgGCCTCTTTGCAACATATGACAAGGTGGGCCACCTACTTTTCATGGATACTTTCTGCTCCTGAGTTTTCTTGACACTGGCTCTCCTGGTACTAAtcttcctcctacctatctaacCTTTATCAGCCTGCTTTGCCAGATTATGATCCTTGTACAGCCTCCTAGACATACATGTTTTCTCTAGATTTGCCTTAGGTCATCTCCTTTTTTCCCAAGCCTTCTCAATGAGCTCATTAGCTTCATTGCCTTTAACAGCTCCATTCAAATGAATCCCATCTATACATATCCAGCCTTGAACAATAATATACACATTGCCAATAGTTGGACATTTGTACCTCCGTGTCCcaaattttaaattaaacaattccaaaagagaaCTTATTTTATCCCCAACCTTTAATCTAAAATAACTTATATCCATAAATTCTTATTTCTGGTCAGGGACCCACCATCTTTTAAAGTATATTTGTTTACAATTCTGGAATTAACTCTACTCCTCTCCATCTTTCCTTTCCCATCcagtcaattgccaaatcttgccactTATACATCCACAACATATGCCACATCTCCTCTCAAGTCCATTTACACAGCCACCTCCTTAACTCAGGTTTGCACCTCCTcccacttggactattgcaaaaaGTCTCTTAATTAAAAGTTCAGTCTATATGTCCTCTGAagtatcttcttctttttttgcagggcaatgagggttaagtgacttgcccagggtcacatagctagtaagtgtcaagtgtctgaggccagatttgaactcaggtcctcctgaatccagggccggtgctctatccactgtgccacctagctgccccctaaactatCTTCTAAAAACCtacaaaaataatcttcctaactGACCGTATCATTTGATCACTCAAGCCTTGAACAGATCCCTTATTGACTTGAGGACAACATACCAATTCCTCAGCTTGATATTTAGTGCCCTGGACAATCTGAATCCAGCCTCCCTCTTCAGATTTATTTCACTTTGCTCTCAGCCATATACTCTATATTCCAGCCCAATTACCCTACTGACTGTTCCTCAGACTCAGAATTCCAACCCCATCTCTGTCCCTCTGCACAGGCCATCTTCCATTCTCAAAATGTCCTATTTCAaatctgcttcttagaatctctgTGTCTTAGCTAGTGGGTTACCACTTACAGGAAAGCTAGTTTCTAAAGCTCTGTTTCTCCTAAATTTATCATGTATCTActtatttatatgaatattttatgtcttcttctccaatagaatgtaagatccctgAGATTAAGGAATGAtttgcattttattctttctctacCCAATACCTAGGACAGGGTCTTGTGCATAGTGAGCATATCAAAATATTAGTTGAATGGAAAGCAACAActcacttttaaaaatctcaagTCTCATTTATATTAGTAACAATCATAATAGTTAGAATAACTCAATATCACAATTTAAAATTCATAAATTACTTTcctcccatatttttttttttggtgtggcaatgaggattaagggacttgcccagggtcacataactagtaagtgtcaagtgtctgaggctggatttgaactcaggtcctcctgaatccagggctagttctttatccactgaaccacatagctgctcccTTACCATATTTTTTAGAGGAAAATATTATtaccttgttttatagatgaggttacTGAGGATCACAGAGGTTCAATCACTTACCTGCAATCACAGTGACAGCAGTAAGATTCAGACTTGgcattcaaacccagctctcctgACTTTACATTTAATCCTCTTTCCACTGTTATTAACCAATAAATATATCAGTGGaattcttcctcccactacctcTAATTGAGAAGTGGTAAGCAGGATGAAAGTAATACATGAAACAAatacacctatatatacacagagaccTTTACCTAAGGTATCCTTACCCAAACATTTTCTATCAAGTACTTACTGTTTGCAGTCATATATTTCATGATATGACCTGTGATAGATCAAAATTTACTTACAAACATGGTGTATTAATGCTCTATGCATATAGCTGACTTCCAAAGATTTGACTTTATATGGCACTATGAGGGACCAGAAATATGAAGGCCATAACTGCTGTAATCCCaaatgagaaagagacagagacacagagacagggacacaCAAAGAGAGGAATTAATAAAAGTGAAATCACTATAAAGTCTGGCATGACAAGAGAAATAGACAAGCCTCCCTGAAATGAactacaaataaaatattagttgCAAGTATTTTTATACCAAAACCAAGAACAGCAATGGTACCTATTGATGCAATAAAATGATGATAACTTTAGACTTCAAAGAATTATATTTGCATGGCAGCACCCTATTTATGTTGGGTTTTGTAACATTTGGGATGGAAACCCTTGAGTACCTTAACACCAAATGAAACCTACATCATTAAAATGCCATTTTAAATCTATAGGGATAGAGAAAATTACTAAGGCAGAGATGAGTTGTCTGAGAAGTTTTCTAAATTCTCAGgggtcttcatttattttttctttgtctatgtttatccagtatttttttaaagtgaaaaacaaGATTGGAGAGTAATATAACCAAACTAGTATGATCTGCCATGGAAGCTCAACAATTGTTCTGGGATCAACATGTGGCAATTGTAGTCGTGACAGTGTTAACTTGGTATGAAAATTGGTCCTCATTACCTCACCAGATTCATTTTGGTTAGGCCATAACCCATACTGATTACACAAGCAGGACAAATTGGGCCTTGAGTAATCAACTGCTTTATACTTCACATTTATATTTCCATTTAGCTTTCagcatattaaaataaaatttaatttgaatgaATTTTTGGGAGGGAGGATTAAATTCCAGAAAAAAGCAATATGGAGGATCCAATGGTTGGGGTTTCTTGAGTCAGGCAAATTATGAATTATTGAAATATCC from Dromiciops gliroides isolate mDroGli1 chromosome 6, mDroGli1.pri, whole genome shotgun sequence encodes the following:
- the LOC122732049 gene encoding olfactory receptor 480-like produces the protein MSGNNCTAVTEFIILGLTDDPTLRVILFVIFLSVYVVTLLGNLCIIILIRNSSQLHTPMYLFLSHLAFVDIQISSSVTPLMLTNYLEDITSIPLEGCVAQMCCGATFGTAECFLLAVMAYDRYMAICSPLLYSTNMSTRVCTLLLITSYLGGCVNAWIFTGCLLNRSFCGPNKINHFFCDYSPLLKLSYSQDHLTEILPAASAGLVIMITVLIIIISYAYIFFSVLKISSTEGRSKAFSTCTSHLTAVTLFYGTLTFIYVMPESSYSTDENKVISLFYSVMIPMLNPLIYSLRNNEVKRALRKLISRKYFFHEFN